From a single Candidatus Sulfotelmatobacter sp. genomic region:
- a CDS encoding alkaline phosphatase family protein, producing the protein MYTLAETISSSSESIQPEANLRLFVLIDALGWEVLKEHEFLNDILPHRQPLRTILGFSSGAIPTILTGKTPAQTGHWNLFYYDPQGSPFGWLKWFQFLPDFVFEHRITQKIVKELGRHVLGMGPLFECFVSPRLLPWFNWVEKKNIYDKDGISGAHSIFDRLAEQGAPYKVYSYHHQGDEEILKQAALDVQARAANFYFIYLCEIDSLLHRHILDRGKLAERLDHYAEHLRGIFRDAKRIDPSASLTLFSDHGMTPVTDRFDLVGAIEALGFSMPDDYLAVYDSTMARFWFFNSESRAKIAERLAELNCGRVLPNAELRELGVFFPDQRYGEIVFLLHPGWLISRSDFNGKGWNPIGMHGYHPDDAYSDGVFLSSEKPPVAIRSVADVYQCLRQALGTAR; encoded by the coding sequence ATGTACACGTTAGCCGAGACGATTTCTTCGAGTTCCGAGTCGATTCAACCCGAGGCTAACCTTCGCCTGTTTGTGCTGATCGATGCCCTCGGTTGGGAGGTGTTGAAGGAACATGAGTTCCTCAATGACATCCTTCCGCATCGGCAGCCGCTGCGCACGATTCTGGGTTTCAGTTCAGGAGCAATTCCAACCATCCTGACCGGTAAGACTCCCGCACAAACCGGGCATTGGAATCTCTTCTACTACGACCCGCAAGGCTCGCCCTTTGGCTGGTTGAAGTGGTTTCAGTTTCTGCCCGACTTCGTCTTTGAGCACCGCATCACCCAGAAGATTGTGAAGGAACTCGGCCGTCACGTGCTGGGCATGGGGCCGCTGTTTGAGTGCTTCGTCAGTCCGCGGCTTTTGCCCTGGTTCAATTGGGTGGAGAAGAAAAACATCTACGATAAAGACGGGATTTCGGGCGCACATTCGATTTTCGATCGTCTTGCCGAGCAGGGAGCGCCCTACAAGGTCTACTCCTATCACCACCAGGGCGACGAGGAAATCCTGAAGCAGGCAGCGCTGGATGTTCAGGCCCGGGCCGCGAATTTCTACTTCATTTATCTCTGCGAAATCGATTCCCTGTTGCACCGCCATATTCTCGATCGAGGCAAGCTGGCGGAACGGTTGGACCATTATGCCGAGCATCTGCGCGGCATCTTCCGCGATGCCAAGCGGATCGACCCCAGTGCCAGCCTGACTCTCTTTTCCGATCACGGGATGACTCCGGTGACGGATCGCTTCGATCTGGTGGGGGCGATCGAAGCTCTGGGCTTCTCCATGCCGGACGATTATCTGGCGGTCTACGATTCCACTATGGCGCGGTTCTGGTTCTTCAACTCCGAAAGCCGGGCGAAAATCGCCGAGCGTCTGGCAGAACTCAATTGCGGACGCGTCTTGCCCAATGCGGAACTGCGGGAACTTGGCGTGTTCTTTCCCGACCAGCGCTATGGCGAGATCGTTTTCCTTTTGCATCCGGGCTGGCTCATTTCGCGCAGCGACTTCAATGGCAAGGGCTGGAATCCGATCGGCATGCACGGATATCACCCGGACGACGCCTATTCCGACGGAGTTTTTCTGAGCAGTGAAAAGCCGCCGGTCGCGATCCGCTCGGTGGCGGACGTTTATCAATGCCTGCGGCAGGCGCTAGGAACGGCGCGATGA
- a CDS encoding TIGR03013 family XrtA/PEP-CTERM system glycosyltransferase produces the protein MIRILNVYFPSRTVLLGVSEVVLVCLAFTLAVFVRMGQDADLLFADEHGLLKIALVASTYLLCMYYLDLYESQVLGNPHEVLTRQLQVLGLGSVMLAIFYYVYPEAQLGRGVFLLGLLLMIPFLILWRKVFRRLVKSPRMSEKTLIVGHGPLAKALTREVRVRPELGLEIVGWVDVSQNGFAMDGLPFLGELSALRKVAREQKVGRLVLALEDRRGNLPIDDLMALQAAGGVVQQGADLYESVTGKIPLHSLRQGWLLFSSSSHASRKFLLLKQAFSLVLSLVGLLVSLPVLVVIAIAIKLDSKGPLFYCQKRVGKNGKEFTLYKFRTMLDGADADGQHRPAQANDDRFTRVGRWLRRTRLDEVPQMFNILRGHMDFVGPRPFVPSQEQECARQIPFYSQRWAVKPGVTGWAQINHGYCASIEDNIEKAAYDLYYIKHMSIGLDLFIIFRTIKTVLLARGSR, from the coding sequence GTGATTCGTATTCTCAACGTTTATTTTCCATCCCGGACCGTATTGCTGGGGGTGTCGGAGGTGGTGCTGGTCTGCCTGGCCTTTACGCTGGCGGTGTTTGTCCGCATGGGCCAGGACGCCGATCTGCTCTTCGCCGACGAGCACGGCCTGCTGAAGATCGCTCTGGTGGCCAGCACTTATTTACTGTGCATGTATTATCTCGACCTCTACGAATCACAGGTTTTGGGCAATCCTCATGAAGTCCTGACCCGGCAATTACAGGTGCTGGGCCTCGGAAGCGTGATGCTCGCCATTTTTTACTACGTGTACCCGGAAGCGCAATTAGGGCGCGGCGTATTCTTGCTCGGGCTGCTGCTGATGATTCCGTTCCTCATCTTGTGGCGGAAAGTGTTTCGGCGGTTGGTCAAGTCTCCACGCATGTCGGAGAAGACGCTGATCGTCGGACATGGTCCGCTGGCCAAGGCCCTGACGCGCGAAGTGCGGGTGCGGCCGGAGCTGGGCCTGGAGATTGTCGGCTGGGTGGACGTATCGCAGAACGGTTTTGCCATGGACGGCCTGCCCTTTTTGGGGGAACTGTCGGCGCTGCGAAAGGTCGCGCGCGAGCAAAAAGTCGGCCGCCTCGTGCTCGCGCTGGAGGACCGGCGCGGCAACCTGCCGATCGATGATCTGATGGCGTTGCAGGCCGCCGGCGGCGTGGTGCAGCAGGGAGCGGACCTCTACGAGAGCGTCACCGGGAAAATTCCGCTGCACTCGCTGCGCCAGGGATGGCTGCTGTTCTCCTCATCGTCGCATGCCTCGCGCAAGTTTCTGCTGCTCAAACAGGCCTTCTCGCTGGTGTTGTCGCTGGTGGGCTTGCTCGTGAGTTTGCCGGTTCTGGTGGTGATTGCAATTGCCATCAAACTGGATTCCAAGGGACCGCTATTTTATTGCCAGAAGCGGGTGGGAAAAAACGGAAAGGAATTCACGCTGTACAAGTTCCGCACCATGCTCGACGGCGCGGACGCCGACGGCCAGCATCGGCCGGCCCAGGCCAACGACGACCGCTTTACCCGCGTCGGGCGGTGGCTGCGGCGCACCCGGCTCGACGAAGTGCCGCAAATGTTCAACATTCTGCGCGGCCACATGGACTTCGTCGGTCCCCGACCTTTCGTCCCCAGCCAGGAACAGGAATGCGCGCGCCAGATTCCCTTTTACAGCCAACGCTGGGCGGTGAAGCCGGGCGTCACCGGATGGGCTCAGATCAATCACGGGTACTGCGCCAGCATTGAGGACAACATCGAAAAGGCGGCGTACGACCTTTATTACATCAAGCATATGTCGATCGGACTCGACCTTTTCATCATTTTCCGCACCATCAAGACGGTGCTTCTGGCGCGGGGTTCGCGGTGA
- a CDS encoding CpsD/CapB family tyrosine-protein kinase, producing MSHVFDALKQAETERSGRSLDVSELGDFATRLLRDEMKQQKVDRNWMDDVQVVNVAAREEHRMVTLTDPDCLGAQKFRLLRARLRHLREKSPLKRIVVTGGVPDDGKTVVSSNLAMSLAHHNSQRVLLLEGDLRQPAASAQFGLQGLRGLNEWSLEDKPIGEFIYRLGASQLFLLPAGEPAEDPLKILNSSRFAATLDRISVFFDWIIIDTPPLFPVADVHSWVNYSDGVLLVVRQGHTPKKLLQKGLRNLDGVNLLGVVMNDAPAAEHTYYRKYYNQSVNRAHSEK from the coding sequence ATGAGTCACGTCTTCGATGCACTGAAGCAGGCGGAAACGGAGCGCAGCGGGCGATCGCTGGACGTTTCTGAACTGGGGGATTTTGCCACCCGGTTGCTGCGCGATGAGATGAAGCAGCAGAAGGTCGACCGCAACTGGATGGACGACGTGCAAGTGGTCAATGTGGCGGCCCGCGAAGAACATCGCATGGTGACCTTGACCGACCCGGACTGCCTGGGAGCGCAGAAGTTTCGTTTGCTGCGGGCGCGGCTCCGTCATCTGCGGGAAAAGTCTCCGCTCAAGAGAATTGTAGTGACGGGAGGAGTGCCGGACGATGGAAAGACCGTGGTTTCGTCGAACCTGGCCATGAGCCTGGCACACCACAATTCGCAACGCGTGTTGCTGCTCGAAGGCGACCTGCGCCAGCCCGCGGCCAGCGCTCAGTTCGGACTCCAGGGACTGCGCGGGTTGAACGAATGGTCGCTGGAGGACAAACCGATCGGCGAGTTCATTTACCGGCTGGGCGCTTCGCAATTGTTCCTGCTGCCTGCGGGAGAACCGGCCGAAGATCCGCTGAAGATTCTGAACTCCAGCCGCTTCGCGGCCACGCTCGATCGAATTTCGGTCTTTTTCGACTGGATCATCATCGACACGCCGCCGCTATTCCCGGTCGCCGATGTGCATTCCTGGGTGAACTACTCGGATGGCGTTCTGCTGGTCGTGCGGCAGGGTCACACTCCGAAAAAGCTTCTGCAAAAAGGGCTCAGGAATCTGGACGGCGTGAATCTGCTGGGGGTTGTAATGAACGACGCGCCGGCGGCGGAACATACCTATTACCGCAAATATTACAACCAGAGCGTGAATCGCGCTCATTCAGAGAAATAG
- a CDS encoding AAA family ATPase, whose product MYKTFYGLKRSPFEISPDPQFLFPTLHHREALASIYYGICRRKGFVVMTGEVGTGKTLLVRCLLELLNRQQIAFANVFNAQLSDLDFLRYIAGDLGLKLRNQPKSELLLELNHYLIERHRNGQTTVLVVDEAQHLSAAVLEEIRLLTNLETSQQKLLQILLVGQPELEEKLESHDLRQLKQRIGLRCRLESLTVEETRGYIARRLRQAGAGEQAEFIFPAAACTAIHRCSGGIPRLINTICENALITAFAARCSEVKPEMVEEIAREFRLGVVKSAPTTGFAATPVITGPVMTSEQESLLRTFLNLLETLERSSQGRPDGVIWPSPAAAEKSSVIPQ is encoded by the coding sequence ATGTACAAAACTTTTTACGGACTGAAGCGCAGTCCCTTCGAAATCTCGCCCGATCCGCAGTTCCTGTTCCCGACCTTGCATCATCGGGAGGCGCTGGCCTCGATCTATTACGGAATCTGCCGCCGGAAGGGTTTCGTGGTGATGACCGGAGAAGTGGGAACGGGCAAGACGCTGCTGGTGCGCTGTCTGCTCGAACTGCTGAACCGGCAGCAGATTGCCTTCGCCAACGTATTCAACGCCCAGCTTTCCGACCTCGATTTTCTGCGCTACATCGCCGGCGACCTGGGATTGAAGTTGCGCAATCAGCCCAAGAGCGAACTGCTGCTGGAACTGAATCATTATCTGATCGAACGCCACCGCAACGGGCAGACGACGGTACTGGTAGTGGACGAGGCCCAGCATCTTTCGGCGGCAGTGCTCGAGGAGATTCGGCTGCTGACCAATCTGGAGACCTCGCAGCAGAAACTGCTGCAGATCTTACTTGTAGGTCAGCCAGAACTGGAGGAAAAGCTCGAAAGCCATGACTTACGGCAATTGAAGCAGCGCATCGGCCTGCGCTGCCGCCTGGAGTCGCTGACCGTGGAAGAAACCCGCGGCTATATTGCCCGCCGCCTGCGGCAAGCGGGGGCGGGTGAGCAGGCAGAGTTCATCTTCCCGGCGGCGGCGTGCACGGCGATTCACCGCTGTTCCGGCGGGATTCCTCGCCTGATCAATACGATTTGCGAAAACGCGCTGATTACCGCCTTTGCCGCGCGTTGTTCGGAAGTAAAGCCCGAGATGGTGGAAGAGATCGCTCGCGAATTCCGTCTGGGAGTGGTGAAGTCGGCTCCGACGACGGGTTTTGCGGCCACTCCCGTCATAACCGGCCCAGTCATGACCAGCGAACAGGAATCGTTGCTTCGTACATTTCTAAATTTGCTCGAAACACTGGAGCGATCGAGTCAAGGCCGGCCCGATGGTGTGATCTGGCCATCCCCGGCGGCAGCAGAGAAAAGCAGCGTAATTCCCCAATAA
- a CDS encoding XrtA system polysaccharide chain length determinant, with product MIEELEQSSSPSRTLEQYRGIVTRRRWWIILPAFLVWAAVWGVSWFLPASYKSETLILIEQQKVPEQYVVSNVANDLQDRLQSMTQQIMSRTRLLRIIEQFDLYAGSRGRMTEEQMVDRMRKDIEIQLVQAPGRKDDLSAFRVSYSSRDPLVAQQVTNELTSLFIEDNLQSRRQQSQSTTGFLDSQMQEARQKLSAQEERVRDFKTHYLGELPTQMQSNVQILTGLQARLQGATESLSQSRQQKTYLESLLAQYRAVHDSLSRGGDQGQLPPALDEEIARLKAQLAEVAARYTEKHPDYKKLKEQLQTAERMRDKIAAEVKTTPAAGTDDKTPTTYSDLKDMSAMLQIESQLKANEVEIANRQQQVKTVEAQIDDYQKRINEAPVREQQLADLTRDYDQSRANYESLLAKRNQSELATNLEERQQGEQFRILDPASLPQKPYKPDRLLLSGLGLLLGCVLAAAITGALELTDDRIHSESDLEGVVTAPILSEVPTLRTVAEESWARRRFWVECLAASLMLAATAMGLFATYYFG from the coding sequence ATGATCGAAGAATTGGAGCAAAGCTCGTCCCCTTCGCGCACCCTTGAGCAATACCGGGGAATCGTAACGCGGCGCCGCTGGTGGATTATTTTGCCGGCGTTTCTCGTCTGGGCGGCAGTCTGGGGTGTCAGCTGGTTTCTCCCGGCGTCCTACAAATCGGAGACGCTGATTCTGATTGAACAGCAGAAGGTGCCGGAGCAATATGTGGTTTCGAACGTTGCCAACGATCTACAGGACCGATTGCAGAGCATGACGCAGCAGATCATGAGCCGCACTCGGCTGCTGCGGATTATCGAACAATTCGACCTTTATGCCGGAAGCCGCGGGCGCATGACCGAAGAGCAGATGGTAGACCGGATGCGCAAGGACATCGAGATTCAGTTGGTGCAAGCGCCCGGTCGCAAAGACGATCTTTCGGCTTTCCGGGTAAGCTACTCGTCGCGCGATCCGCTCGTGGCCCAGCAAGTAACCAACGAACTGACCTCGCTGTTCATCGAGGACAATTTGCAATCGCGGCGCCAGCAGTCGCAAAGCACGACCGGATTCCTCGACAGCCAGATGCAGGAGGCGCGCCAGAAGCTCAGCGCACAGGAAGAGCGGGTGCGCGACTTCAAGACTCACTATCTGGGAGAACTGCCCACGCAGATGCAGAGCAACGTGCAGATTCTTACCGGGTTGCAGGCCCGGTTGCAGGGCGCGACCGAGTCGCTCAGCCAGTCGCGGCAGCAAAAGACCTATCTGGAATCTCTATTGGCGCAGTACCGGGCAGTGCATGACAGCCTGAGCCGCGGCGGCGATCAAGGCCAACTGCCGCCGGCGCTGGACGAAGAAATCGCGCGGCTGAAAGCGCAACTGGCGGAAGTGGCGGCGCGCTATACCGAAAAGCATCCCGACTATAAAAAGCTCAAAGAGCAGTTGCAGACTGCCGAGCGCATGCGGGACAAGATCGCAGCCGAGGTCAAGACGACGCCGGCGGCCGGAACAGACGATAAGACGCCGACCACCTACAGCGATTTGAAGGACATGTCGGCGATGCTGCAGATCGAGAGCCAGCTCAAGGCCAATGAAGTGGAGATCGCGAACCGGCAGCAGCAAGTGAAGACCGTCGAAGCGCAGATCGACGACTATCAGAAGCGCATTAACGAGGCCCCGGTTCGCGAACAGCAACTGGCCGACTTGACGCGCGATTACGATCAGTCGCGGGCCAACTACGAATCTTTGCTGGCCAAGCGCAACCAGTCCGAACTGGCGACCAATCTCGAAGAGCGCCAGCAGGGGGAGCAGTTCCGTATCCTCGATCCCGCCAGCCTGCCCCAGAAGCCCTACAAACCCGACCGCCTGCTGTTAAGCGGCCTGGGCCTGCTGCTGGGCTGCGTGCTCGCGGCTGCCATCACGGGTGCCCTGGAACTGACCGACGATCGCATTCACAGCGAGAGCGATCTCGAAGGCGTGGTGACGGCGCCGATTCTGAGCGAGGTTCCGACACTGCGCACCGTGGCTGAAGAATCGTGGGCTCGTCGCCGCTTCTGGGTCGAATGTTTGGCTGCAAGCCTGATGCTGGCGGCGACTGCGATGGGATTGTTCGCGACGTACTACTTCGGGTAA
- a CDS encoding polysaccharide biosynthesis/export family protein, which translates to MKNQTTFSAAALAMSMLCGSLTAAWGQNQNSTAVAPSKEYAKLVTGNAGSTGSVLAATTGKEHYLIGNEDVLAINVWKEPDVSRLVPVRSDGKISLPLLGEVQAAGKSPKELESDIAKGLRDYISEPEVTVIVQESKSRRFSILGQVQRPGSYLLSGEMRVLDAIAIAGGFRDFAKVKSIRVLRLEADGKQSSLPFNYKDVIKGTNPGQNVELEPKDTIYIP; encoded by the coding sequence ATGAAAAACCAAACAACATTTTCTGCGGCGGCACTCGCCATGTCGATGCTGTGCGGGAGCCTGACTGCGGCCTGGGGGCAGAATCAGAACAGCACAGCCGTAGCGCCGTCGAAGGAATACGCGAAGCTGGTAACCGGCAACGCCGGATCCACCGGCTCGGTGCTAGCGGCAACAACTGGCAAGGAACACTACCTGATCGGAAACGAAGACGTGCTGGCGATCAATGTATGGAAGGAGCCTGACGTTTCCCGATTGGTTCCGGTGCGCTCCGACGGAAAGATCTCTCTGCCTCTGCTGGGCGAAGTGCAGGCCGCAGGAAAGTCTCCGAAGGAACTGGAAAGCGACATTGCCAAAGGATTGCGCGATTACATTTCGGAACCAGAAGTGACCGTAATTGTGCAGGAGAGCAAGAGCCGCAGGTTCAGCATCCTCGGCCAGGTGCAGCGGCCGGGATCGTACCTGTTGAGCGGAGAAATGAGAGTCCTGGATGCGATCGCGATCGCCGGCGGCTTCCGGGACTTCGCCAAAGTGAAGAGCATTCGAGTGCTGCGCCTGGAAGCGGACGGCAAGCAAAGCAGTCTGCCATTCAACTACAAAGACGTGATCAAGGGTACGAATCCGGGACAAAATGTCGAACTCGAGCCGAAAGACACGATCTACATCCCGTGA
- a CDS encoding sigma 54-interacting transcriptional regulator has product MTSPHILVMSESAASARAVSGLLAERACHSHLVQNEAEALLRVRQHPAPDLVLLELNGGKYSLRTLENLLRFCPEVKIVVVSDHHETRQIVEAIRLGARDFLTIPVGCRELEQVIRRHAQSAASRSLSLVRETVEDLGDGQYLVAASAAMRRIRSQAERLAHIDAPVLILGENWTGKAGVARLIHKLSARSRERFLQVNCAASAGEMLERELFGGEEKKPSAARQGKIELCHLGTLLLNEALALPARLQAQLLQVLQERQYFRLGEDDAIQADARILAATNTEGDAGRADSNLCEDLYYRLSAFVIQLPPLRERREDMPALLQNFMARLAAQYSRPPVAFSRAALDACLHYSWPGNLRELENFVKRYLVMGEEAIAHGELRSGAGRQHAKGSKWSSPKGASARQASQQPGNEEGPACHLKALVRNIKDEAEIRAIRKALQDTGWNRKRAAKLLDISYRGLLYKIRQHSLTEESEWDSATPVRQGPYSHRVPARHLDSPEER; this is encoded by the coding sequence ATGACCTCGCCGCACATCCTGGTGATGAGCGAAAGCGCGGCGAGCGCCCGGGCGGTGAGCGGCTTGCTGGCAGAGAGGGCTTGCCATTCCCATCTGGTGCAGAACGAAGCGGAGGCTCTGCTACGAGTTCGTCAGCATCCCGCTCCAGACCTGGTTTTGCTGGAACTGAATGGTGGCAAGTACTCCTTGCGGACACTGGAGAATCTGCTGCGTTTCTGTCCGGAAGTCAAAATCGTAGTGGTCTCGGATCATCACGAAACTCGCCAGATTGTGGAGGCGATTCGCCTGGGGGCTCGCGACTTCCTGACGATTCCGGTGGGATGCAGGGAGCTGGAGCAGGTCATTCGGCGGCATGCGCAGTCCGCCGCATCGCGAAGCCTGTCGCTGGTGCGAGAGACGGTTGAAGATTTGGGAGACGGACAATATCTGGTGGCGGCGAGCGCCGCAATGCGGAGGATTCGCAGTCAAGCCGAGCGGTTGGCCCATATCGACGCTCCCGTACTGATCCTGGGAGAGAACTGGACGGGCAAAGCGGGGGTGGCTCGCCTGATCCACAAGTTGTCGGCGCGCTCGCGAGAGCGTTTTTTGCAGGTGAATTGTGCCGCGTCTGCCGGCGAGATGCTGGAAAGAGAGCTGTTTGGCGGCGAGGAAAAGAAACCAAGCGCGGCCAGGCAAGGAAAGATCGAGTTGTGCCACCTGGGAACGTTGTTGCTGAATGAAGCGCTGGCCCTGCCGGCGCGGTTGCAAGCCCAGTTGTTACAGGTGTTGCAGGAGCGTCAGTATTTCCGGTTGGGTGAGGACGATGCCATTCAGGCCGATGCGAGGATCCTGGCGGCGACGAACACGGAGGGCGACGCCGGCCGGGCGGACAGCAACCTTTGCGAAGACCTCTATTACCGGCTGAGCGCTTTCGTGATTCAGTTGCCGCCTCTGCGGGAACGGCGGGAAGACATGCCTGCCTTATTGCAGAACTTCATGGCACGCCTGGCAGCGCAATATTCGCGGCCCCCGGTCGCATTTTCTCGCGCCGCCCTTGATGCCTGCCTGCACTACTCCTGGCCGGGCAACTTAAGGGAGCTGGAAAACTTCGTAAAGCGCTACCTGGTGATGGGGGAAGAAGCCATCGCACATGGGGAACTGCGTTCCGGCGCTGGCCGGCAGCACGCCAAGGGAAGCAAGTGGAGTTCTCCTAAAGGAGCTTCCGCTCGGCAAGCCTCCCAACAGCCTGGAAATGAGGAAGGTCCTGCCTGCCATTTGAAAGCATTAGTGCGCAACATAAAAGACGAGGCTGAAATTCGAGCCATCCGTAAAGCGTTGCAGGATACGGGCTGGAATCGCAAGCGGGCGGCCAAGCTGCTCGACATCAGTTACCGGGGCCTGCTCTACAAGATCCGCCAGCACTCGCTGACAGAGGAGTCGGAATGGGATTCGGCAACTCCCGTGCGGCAAGGGCCTTACTCCCACCGAGTTCCAGCGCGTCACCTAGATTCTCCGGAGGAACGATGA
- a CDS encoding response regulator transcription factor, which yields MGVREVPEGRPIRVIVVDSSALHSQLLAEGIQRVGKLQALSAATPADVFEAAAQDQIDVAVVSSTLDEPGRGFEVLRTLRSLHPDLPAVMLLESSKREVVVQAFRAGARGVLGRQASLADLCKCIRCVDDGQVWASAKEMLFVLDVLASAPEISALDYQGMSLLSERELEVVRSLAEGLTNREIGDRLGLSRHTVKNYLFRIFDKIGVSSRMELLHLTLRPSAPWRSSAPNPDLEKSPISEFEICRKEATEGSPEAQIVLAELYRKGQGTSQDSVASYMWCLLSEHTLVDLRERINKVKAQLQYSMNSVEILEAQQRASEWLERSRNQLFQNQNHEFQNHESQNHESQNHESQNRESQNHEFQNHESQNHESQNQEFQKDHCETIPLRRVGVQKESAKFSIA from the coding sequence ATGGGCGTACGCGAAGTTCCGGAAGGGCGTCCGATACGCGTGATCGTGGTCGACAGCAGTGCGCTGCACAGTCAACTTCTGGCCGAGGGTATCCAGCGAGTCGGGAAATTGCAGGCGCTTTCTGCCGCCACTCCTGCCGACGTTTTCGAAGCGGCCGCTCAAGACCAGATTGATGTTGCTGTCGTCAGCTCGACTCTCGATGAACCGGGTCGCGGCTTCGAGGTCCTCCGTACGCTCCGCTCACTACATCCGGACCTGCCCGCAGTCATGCTGCTGGAATCTTCCAAGCGCGAAGTCGTGGTGCAGGCGTTTCGCGCCGGCGCCCGAGGCGTCCTCGGCCGCCAAGCCTCGCTAGCGGATCTCTGCAAATGTATTCGTTGCGTCGATGACGGCCAGGTCTGGGCCAGCGCCAAAGAAATGTTGTTTGTCCTGGATGTTCTTGCGAGCGCACCCGAAATCAGCGCACTGGATTATCAAGGCATGAGTCTGCTCTCCGAGCGCGAACTCGAGGTCGTTCGCTCCCTGGCCGAGGGACTCACCAATCGCGAGATCGGCGATCGCCTGGGCCTAAGTCGTCATACCGTAAAGAACTACTTGTTCCGCATTTTTGACAAGATCGGCGTTTCGAGCCGGATGGAGCTTCTCCATCTGACCCTGCGTCCGTCCGCCCCGTGGCGAAGCTCCGCCCCAAATCCCGACCTCGAAAAAAGCCCCATTTCGGAATTCGAAATCTGCCGAAAAGAAGCGACCGAGGGTTCGCCGGAGGCGCAAATCGTTTTGGCCGAGCTCTACCGCAAGGGCCAGGGAACCTCACAGGATTCGGTCGCCTCTTACATGTGGTGCCTTTTGTCGGAGCATACCCTTGTGGACTTGCGCGAGCGAATCAATAAGGTCAAGGCCCAATTGCAGTACTCGATGAATTCTGTCGAAATTCTTGAGGCTCAACAGCGCGCAAGCGAATGGCTCGAGAGGTCTCGAAACCAGCTGTTCCAAAATCAAAACCATGAGTTCCAGAACCATGAGTCCCAGAACCATGAATCTCAGAACCATGAGTCTCAGAACCGGGAGTCTCAGAACCATGAGTTCCAGAACCATGAGTCTCAGAACCATGAATCTCAGAACCAGGAGTTCCAGAAAGACCACTGCGAGACCATCCCCCTCCGCCGGGTTGGTGTGCAAAAGGAGTCTGCTAAATTTTCCATCGCCTAG
- a CDS encoding RraA family protein, with protein sequence MAVAPLLTEEELDALRQFDTCMVANAVETFNVRLRNTGFSDASIRSMFYEGSCNEGSCNDPSSKVTFSAAPPIGAVPPMVGYAVTARLRSGEPPMRGGTFHDRADFWNYILQCPAPRVLVLQDMDNPPGRGAFVGDMHAAILKALGCIGYLTNGAVREVSSVRTMGFRLFAGSVAVSHAYAHIFDFGAKITVGGLEVHPGELLHGDANGVLSIPLQIASRIPAVAAELRAAEQKVIDFCQSSAFSVAKLGEIMKKIL encoded by the coding sequence ATGGCCGTTGCACCCTTGTTGACAGAAGAAGAGTTGGATGCGCTTCGCCAGTTCGATACGTGCATGGTCGCGAACGCCGTCGAAACTTTTAACGTCAGATTGCGCAATACAGGATTCTCCGACGCCAGCATTCGGTCCATGTTCTACGAAGGTTCGTGCAACGAAGGTTCGTGCAATGATCCCTCCAGTAAAGTTACCTTCAGCGCCGCGCCACCGATCGGCGCCGTTCCACCGATGGTCGGGTACGCCGTTACCGCCCGTCTCCGTAGCGGCGAACCTCCCATGCGGGGCGGCACCTTCCATGATCGCGCCGATTTCTGGAACTACATTCTTCAGTGTCCTGCCCCGCGCGTCCTGGTCTTGCAAGACATGGATAATCCTCCTGGGCGAGGCGCCTTTGTCGGCGACATGCACGCTGCGATTTTGAAGGCGTTGGGCTGCATCGGGTATTTGACCAATGGCGCCGTGCGCGAAGTTTCGTCCGTACGCACAATGGGATTTCGGCTGTTTGCCGGCAGTGTCGCAGTCTCGCACGCCTACGCCCACATCTTCGATTTCGGGGCGAAGATCACGGTAGGAGGTCTGGAAGTCCATCCGGGAGAACTGCTGCATGGCGACGCGAACGGCGTGCTCTCAATACCGCTACAAATTGCCTCAAGGATTCCGGCGGTTGCCGCCGAACTGCGCGCAGCTGAACAGAAAGTAATCGATTTTTGCCAATCCAGCGCTTTCTCGGTTGCGAAGCTGGGCGAGATTATGAAGAAGATACTCTAG